In the genome of Bubalus kerabau isolate K-KA32 ecotype Philippines breed swamp buffalo chromosome 8, PCC_UOA_SB_1v2, whole genome shotgun sequence, one region contains:
- the LOC129658713 gene encoding olfactory receptor 9A4-like — MMSNHSSVTEFCLLGFSGSQELHHVLFAVFFLFYSVTIIGNMVIIVIVCVDKRLQSPMYFFLGHLSALEIMITSLIVPAMLWGLLLPGMQTISLTACVAQLFLYLALGTTEFALVGAMAVDRYVAVCNPLRYNTIMNSHTCISVVTGSWVFGFLSEIWPVYATFQFTFCKSNVLDHFFCDRGQLLKLSCDDTLFTEFVLFLMAVFIIIGSLAPTIVSYTYIVSTILKIPTASGRRKAFSTCASHFTFVVIGYGSCLFLYMKPKQTQAAEYNKIVSLLISVLTPLLNPFIFTLRNDKVKEALRDGVKHGCQLLKG, encoded by the coding sequence ATGATGAGTAATCACTCAAGTGTCACTGAATTCTGCCTTTTAGGGTTCTCAGGGTCCCAAGAACTACACCATGTTCTTTTTGCTGTATTCTTTCTCTTCTACTCAGTGACAATAATTGGCAACATGGTCATCATTGTGATTGTCTGTGTCGATAAACGTCTGCAGTcccccatgtatttcttcctggGTCATCTCTCTGCCTTGGAGATCATGATCACGTCCCTTATTGTCCCTGCGATGCTCTGGGGGTTGCTGCTGCCTGGAATGCAGACAATATCTCTGACTGCATGTGTCGCCCAGCTCTTCCTGTACCTTGCTCTGGGGACCACAGAGTTTGCATTGGTGGGAGCAATGGCTGTGGACCGTTACGTGGCTGTCTGTAACCCTTTGAGGTACAATACCATTATGAACAGCCACACCTGCATCTCGGTGGTGACTGGGTCATGGGTGTTTGGGTTCCTTTCCGAAATCTGGCCAGTCTATGCCACATTTCAGTTTACCTTCTGCAAATCAAACGTCTTAGACCATTTTTTCTGTGACCGAGGTCAGTTGCTCAAGCTGTCCTGTGATGACACTCTTTTCACAgagtttgttctgtttttaatggctgttttcattatcattggTTCTCTGGCCCCAACAATTGTCTCCTACACCTACATCGTATCCACCATCCTCAAGATCCCCACTGCCTCCGGCCGCAGGAAAGCCTTCTCTACGTGTGCCTCCCACTTCACCTTTGTTGTCATCGGCTATGGCAGCTGCTTGTTCCTCTACATGAAACCAAAACAAACGCAGGCAGCTGAGTACAATAAGATAGTCTCCCTGTTGATTTCCGTGTTAACCCCTTTGCTGAACCCTTTCATCTTCACTCTCCGGAATGACAAAGTCAAAGAGGCCCTTCGAGATGGAGTGAAACACGGCTGTCAACTCCTCAAGGGTTAG